Proteins encoded by one window of Streptomyces sp. NBC_01571:
- a CDS encoding MFS transporter — protein sequence MRRWRALIILGTAQFLMVLDTSVMNVSISQLVEDFDTEVTAIQAVITLYTLVMAALMITGGKLGDMLGRRKVFGIGLIVYATGSALTAVAPTLWVLILGWSVIEGLGAALVLPALAALVAGTYRGRDRAVAYGVIGGLAGAGIAVGPLVGGWVTTYLTWRLVFAAEVVLVAAILLGMRWIEEQPHRGSRPHLDKVGAALSSVGLALVVLGVLQSSSWGWLRPRNSPVTVFGFSLTVFVIAAGAFVLWLFRLWERRQEARRHEPLVRFSLFGVPALRAGLAALLSQNLILLGLFFVIPLYLQIVQGLSAFETGLRLLPVSISMLVVSMSGPLLGRIASPRTVVRTALLILVAAILWLLATITPSLDDLSFAWAMALLGTGMGLLASQLGNVVQSSVGESERSEVGGLQYTAQNLGSSLGTALIGSLLIGALVHVFTTRIEDNPEISNAARQQVGITIEAGVSFVGTDQVRAAAERAGLGKPEADALVAEYAEAQLGSLKAAVLATAGIALAGFPSTRHLPTDRLRKTPAA from the coding sequence GTGAGGCGATGGCGGGCCCTGATCATCCTCGGTACCGCCCAGTTCCTGATGGTGCTCGACACCTCGGTCATGAACGTCTCGATCAGCCAGTTGGTCGAGGACTTCGACACCGAGGTCACCGCGATTCAGGCCGTCATCACCCTCTACACCCTGGTCATGGCAGCCCTCATGATCACAGGTGGGAAACTCGGGGACATGCTCGGACGCCGCAAGGTGTTCGGCATCGGACTGATCGTGTACGCCACGGGCTCCGCCCTCACCGCTGTGGCTCCGACCCTGTGGGTGCTCATCCTGGGCTGGTCCGTGATCGAAGGGCTCGGCGCGGCGCTGGTCCTTCCGGCGCTTGCCGCTCTCGTGGCCGGGACCTACCGGGGCCGGGACCGGGCCGTCGCCTACGGGGTCATCGGCGGACTGGCCGGAGCCGGCATCGCAGTCGGACCCTTGGTCGGTGGCTGGGTGACCACCTACCTCACCTGGCGTCTGGTCTTCGCCGCCGAGGTTGTGCTGGTGGCGGCCATCCTCTTGGGCATGCGCTGGATCGAGGAGCAGCCCCACCGCGGCTCCCGACCGCACCTCGACAAGGTCGGAGCCGCGCTGTCCTCCGTCGGCCTGGCCCTGGTGGTGCTGGGCGTCCTGCAAAGCAGCAGCTGGGGCTGGCTGCGCCCCCGCAACTCCCCCGTGACCGTCTTCGGCTTCTCCCTCACCGTCTTCGTCATCGCTGCCGGGGCCTTCGTGCTGTGGCTGTTCCGGTTGTGGGAGCGACGGCAGGAGGCGCGTAGGCATGAACCCCTCGTACGTTTCTCGCTGTTCGGCGTGCCCGCTCTACGGGCCGGCCTTGCCGCGTTGCTCAGTCAGAACCTCATCCTGCTGGGCCTGTTCTTCGTCATCCCTCTGTACCTCCAGATCGTGCAGGGCCTCAGTGCCTTCGAGACCGGGCTGCGGCTGCTACCGGTGTCGATCAGCATGCTCGTGGTCTCCATGAGCGGCCCCCTGCTCGGCCGGATCGCCTCCCCCCGCACGGTGGTCCGTACGGCTCTGCTGATTCTCGTCGCGGCGATTCTCTGGTTGCTGGCCACCATCACTCCATCCCTCGACGATCTTTCCTTCGCATGGGCGATGGCCTTGCTCGGCACGGGTATGGGCCTGCTCGCCTCCCAGCTCGGCAACGTCGTCCAATCGAGCGTCGGCGAATCGGAACGCAGCGAGGTCGGCGGTCTCCAGTACACGGCTCAGAACCTGGGGTCCTCCCTCGGAACCGCCCTCATCGGCTCGCTGCTCATCGGGGCACTGGTGCACGTGTTCACTACACGGATCGAGGACAACCCGGAGATCTCCAACGCGGCACGTCAACAGGTCGGCATCACCATCGAAGCGGGCGTCAGCTTCGTCGGCACCGACCAGGTACGAGCCGCGGCGGAGCGTGCGGGCCTTGGCAAGCCCGAGGCCGACGCCCTCGTGGCCGAATACGCCGAGGCGCAGCTCGGCAGCCTCAAAGCCGCCGTCCTCGCCACCGCCGGCATCGCGCTCGCCGGCTTCCCGTCCACCCGGCACCTGCCGACAGACCGGCTCCGCAAAACCCCGGCTGCCTGA
- the glnA gene encoding type I glutamate--ammonia ligase, producing MDKQQEFVLRTLEERDIRFVRLWFTDVLGFLKSVAVAPAELEQAFDEGIGFDGSAIEGFARVYESDMIAKPDPSTFQVLPWRAEAPGTARMFCDILMPDGSPSFADPRYVLKRALAKTSDLGFTFYTHPEIEFFLLKDRPLDGSRPTPADNSGYFDHTPQNVGMDFRRQAITMLESMGISVEFSHHEGAPGQQEIDLRYADALSTADNIMTFRLVMKQVALEQGVQATFMPKPFSEHPGSGMHTHLSLFEGDRNAFYESGSEYQLSKVGRSFIAGLLKHAAEISAVTNQWVNSYKRIWGGSERTAGAGGEAPSYICWGHNNRSALVRVPMYKPGKTGSARVEVRSIDSGANPYLAYALLLAAGLKGIEEGYELPPGADDDVWALSDAERRAMGIEPLPQNLGEALTLMQRSELVAETLGEHVFDFFLRNKKSEWEEYRSEVTAFELRKNLPVL from the coding sequence ATGGACAAGCAGCAGGAGTTCGTGCTCCGGACACTGGAGGAGCGGGACATCCGGTTCGTACGGCTGTGGTTCACGGACGTGCTGGGCTTCCTCAAGTCGGTGGCCGTTGCTCCGGCCGAGCTGGAGCAGGCCTTCGACGAGGGCATCGGCTTCGACGGCTCGGCGATCGAGGGCTTCGCCCGCGTCTACGAGTCCGACATGATCGCCAAGCCCGACCCGTCGACGTTCCAGGTGCTGCCGTGGCGCGCGGAGGCCCCCGGCACGGCGCGCATGTTCTGCGACATCCTGATGCCGGACGGCTCCCCGTCCTTCGCCGACCCGCGCTACGTCCTCAAACGCGCCCTCGCGAAGACCTCCGACCTGGGCTTCACCTTCTACACCCACCCGGAGATCGAGTTCTTCCTGCTGAAGGACCGCCCGCTGGACGGCTCCCGCCCCACCCCCGCCGACAACTCGGGCTACTTCGACCACACCCCCCAGAACGTCGGCATGGACTTCCGCCGCCAGGCGATCACCATGCTGGAGTCGATGGGCATCTCGGTGGAGTTCTCCCACCACGAGGGCGCGCCCGGCCAGCAGGAGATCGACCTCCGCTACGCCGACGCCCTCTCCACGGCGGACAACATCATGACCTTCCGCCTGGTCATGAAGCAGGTGGCGCTGGAGCAGGGGGTGCAGGCGACCTTCATGCCCAAGCCCTTCTCCGAGCACCCCGGCTCCGGCATGCACACCCACCTCTCGCTCTTCGAGGGCGACCGCAACGCCTTCTACGAGTCCGGCTCGGAGTACCAGCTCTCCAAGGTCGGCCGCTCCTTCATCGCGGGCCTGCTCAAGCACGCCGCGGAGATCTCGGCCGTCACCAACCAGTGGGTCAACTCCTACAAGCGCATCTGGGGCGGCTCGGAGCGCACCGCGGGCGCCGGCGGCGAAGCCCCCTCGTACATCTGCTGGGGCCACAACAACCGCTCCGCCCTCGTCCGCGTCCCGATGTACAAGCCCGGCAAGACCGGCTCCGCCCGGGTGGAGGTCCGCTCCATCGACTCGGGCGCGAACCCGTACCTGGCCTACGCCCTGCTGCTCGCCGCCGGCCTCAAGGGCATCGAGGAGGGCTACGAGCTCCCGCCGGGCGCCGACGACGACGTCTGGGCCCTCTCCGACGCCGAGCGCCGCGCGATGGGCATCGAGCCCCTGCCCCAGAACCTCGGCGAGGCCCTCACCCTCATGCAGCGCAGCGAACTGGTCGCCGAGACCCTCGGCGAACACGTCTTCGACTTCTTCCTGCGCAACAAGAAGTCGGAGTGGGAGGAGTACCGCTCCGAGGTGACGGCGTTCGAGCTGCGGAAGAACCTGCCGGTGCTGTAG